GTCGGGGCCTTCTTCACCGGCTTCGGCTTGGGCGGGTTCAGGAGGTCCTCCACCGAAATCTCTTCGGCGTCACGCCACAGTTGCTCGAGCTGATAGTTCTCCCGCTGTTCCGGCATGAACAGGTGGATTATGATCTGGTAGGCATCGAAAACGATCCAGCCACTCCCGTCCCCCGACTCCACCCCGGCAATCGGCGCACCCGCGCCATCCAGCACGCGCTCGGCCTCGATCCGCAGCGCCCGCAGATGCGGGTTGGCCTGACCGGAGGCGAGGATGAGATAATCGGTGATCGAGGAGTGCTCTCCCACCGCCAATACCCGCAAATCCTCGGCCTTTTTGGCGTCGAGGGCTTTAACGAGATCGGCCAGCAAAATGCGCGGGTCGGGGAGCTTGGCCGCCGTGGTGGCAGCAGTTTTGGAACGTGCAGACATGGATAAGTGATTAGCGGTATAGGCCGTTTTCACAGATGAACTCAATCGTCTTGTGGGGCATAAAATAATCGAGCGAGAGCCCCCGACACATACGTTCTCGCAGCTCCGTTGAGCTGATTTCGATTAAGTGACCGTCACAACGATGCAGCCGCAACCCTTCCACTTCCGGCGGTTGCTTGGCCGGGTGACCGGGTCGTTCGAGGAAGATGAACTCGATCAACTGCGCCAGTTCCGTGATGTCCCGCCACTGCCCCAGCTTCGGCACCTGATCACCACCGATGATCCAAAACAGCTGCGCGTCCGGATACTTCGCCCGAAAGTGCCGCACCGTATCGATGGTGTAGCTCACGCCGCCGCGTTTGACCTCAAAATCCGACACCTCGAAACGGTGATCCCAGTCGATCGCCGCCTTTACCATCGCCACGCGGTCCTCGCCCGAGGCACTCACGTCGTAGTCCTTGAGCGGCGCCTGCGCAGCCGGCAGCAGCACCACGTGATCCAGTCCGTGCTGCTCCATCGCATCTTGTGCCGCGACCAGATGACCGAAGTGCACCGGATCGAAGCTTCCGCCCATAAGGCCAATCTTCATCCCGCCGTTGTGGGGGGCATTCCGGGCGGCGGGAAGCGTGAAGTTCACCCTCCTGTAACCGGTGTGACGCAAAACCCGCCTTGTCTTGGCGCCGCACATCACGCTTAACACCCCTCTCCTCCGTCCGCGCCCCGGTGGTGGAATGGTAGACACTGGAGACTTAAAATCTCTTGCCCGTAAGGGCGTGCCGGTTCGAGTCCGGCCCGGGGCACCACGCTTCGCTACCGCATTTACGCCGGCTCGCCCGGCAACGTCCGCAGTAAGGCGTTCAACGCCTCGGCCATCGCCTCGCCATAACCTTCCCCCGGCGTGCGGCCAAAGAGCCGCCGGTCGCAGCCGGCCTCGTCCGCTTCAGCCAGCGCCCACGTGACCTGCCCTGCGTCGTCAGCTTCCCCGGTGATCGGATCGAGCCGGAGATCCCATGATTCCCAGCCGTGGTCTGCGATCTGCGCGAGCGGACAGAAGCGCCACCCTTCCGGCGTTTTCGCCAATCCCCGGCCAGCCGCCATGACCAGCGAAGCCGTCGACCACATGCTGCGCGACGCCGGTTGAATATTCTCCCACACCGCTCCCCGTCCCAAACTCGCGAGTGCGCCGATCACGTCCCCCCGCGCCGACCCCGTCAGCCCATAGGCAAACCAGCCGCGCCACGGTGCCGCGATCCCTTCCAACAACACCGCATGCGTCGCCCGCCAATGTGTGCCCCGCTCCGGCCGCCGATCAAACGCGCCCCGCTCCGTCGCGCAGGGATACCAATGCACCGGCAAGCCCGATCGCCACAGCCCGACAAACGCCGCCGGGTCCAATTGCACGTTCCACTCCAGATCCCGGTGCACCGTCGTGCCCGCGTTGATCACCACCGCCCGCACTTGGCGCCGCAACAAGTCCGGATCCCGATTAAACGCCGCCGTGACCACCCGCGCCGATCCCACCACCGAGATCACCACCGGCGCCGGCGCCTCGACCAACGCCCGCAACAGGAGCTCGACGCCCGCATGTTCCCGCTGCGGACGATCCCGCGCATCGTCGGCCGGATCCCGCAACGCCGCCGTCGGCCCCATCGCCGCCGGAATCGCCCGCCCCAGCAACCAGCCCGCCTGCGCCACCGTCACGAAGCCCGGATCCCGCGCCACGTCCCAACCCTCCGGCGCCGCGCGCAGAAATTTCTCCGTTGTATCCAAAATCACCGCACGCAGGTCCAGTTCCGGCAGCGCCAAAACCGTGGCCAGGTCGAACTGATCATCCGGATCCTGCGCGGGGTGGTAGAGGTCGGTCACGTGCACCAGGGGTATGCGCGTCGGCGGGGTGGGGACAGCAAGCGCCATACGCACCGCTCTCCCACAACGCCGCGCCGTTGACGACCTTGTTTTGGTCTCCGACGCCTTCGCCGCCTAACTTTCATTTTCTTTCAGCTTTAGTCTCCGCCGTCCCTGCCCTGTCTCGAAAGGCATGCCCCACCCCATCTCCGCTCGCCTGGAACTCCGCCAGGACCGCCCCACTTTGTTGCTCAACGACGAGCCCGTGGCCCCGCTGCTCTATGCACTGTCGGACTGCCCCGGGGCCCGCTGGTCGTGGGAAGAGGTGCCGGCGCGCAACATCGCGGAGTTCGCCCGGCGCGGCGTGCGTCTGTTTCAACTCGATATCTGGTTCGAGCAAATGCTCACCGCCGCAGGCACCCTCGACATCTCCCTCGCCCAACGCCAAATCGCCGGCGTGCGGGCCGTCGCGCCCGAGGGCGCCGTGATGCTGCGGCTCCACGTCAACCCGCCTCCCACCTGGTGCGCCGAGCACCCGGCCGAGTGCGTGGGTTACGCCGACACCGAGCCCGAGGATCCGCCGCGCCACGGTTTGTATCGCCCCCTCGCCGACGACGCGCAGCGACCCACTCGCGCCAGTTTTTACTCCCGTCCCTGGCAGGATTGGGCGCACGCCCGCCTGCGCGAATTCTGCGCCGCGCTCGCTGCCACCCCCGAGGGAGACGCGCTGTTCGGACTGCAGATCGCCAACGGCGTTTACGGCGAGTGGCACCAATTTGGTTTCCTGCACCACGACCCCGACACCGGCCCCGCCGCCACGGCGGCCTTCCGCGATTGGCTTCGCGCCAAATACCAAACCGCCCCCATCCTCGCCGCCGCCTGGAACCAACCCGGCCTCACCTTCGAGGCCGTGAGCGTGCCCGATTCCCCCGCCCGCGAAACCGCCGCACTCGGCATCCTGCGCGATCCGATGACGCAACAGCCGGTCATCGACTACTTCACCTTCCAACACCACGCCCTCACCTCGATCGTGCTCGAGCTGGCCGCCACCGCCAAAACCGCTTGGCCGCGTCCGCTGATCACGGCCGCCTTCTTCGGTTACTTCTACAGCATCTTTGGTCGTCAGGCCGCCGGGGCCCAACTCGCCGTCGCCGAGGCCCTCGCCTCCCCGCACCTGGATTGCCTGTGCTCCCCCCAATCCTACGAACCGGCCGCGCGCGATTTTGGCGGCACCGGCAACGCGCGCGGACTCATCGGCGCCGTGCGTCGCGCGGGCAAACTCTGGCTCGACGAGATGGACATGCCGACCAGTCACGTGGGTTGCCCGTGGGACGCCAAATTTAAGAGCACGCCGTCCGACGATATCGCCATCCATCGCCGTAACGTCCTGCAACCCGTCACCCGCGGCGGCGGCCAGTGGTGGTATGATTTCGGCCCCATCGGCGCGACGCCCGACTTCGCGCGCGGCGGCAACTGCGGCTGGTGGGACACCCCCGAACTCCTCGCCGATGTCAGCGCCCTGCACCACATCACCACCGAGCGCCAATCAGACGCCTTCCTGCGCCCCGCCGATGTGCTGCTGGTGCACGACCCCATGTCGTTTTGCCACACGGTGAGTCAGCGGCACCCGCAGGCCAAATTTGGCGAACTCCCCACCACGACCTCCGATCCGGTGACGCCGTTGCTGGTCGACGACCTCCTGCACGCGCTCTACCACAGCGGACTTTGTTTCGACGAAGCGCTCGTCGACGAACTGCCCTCGCTGGACCTCTCCCCCTACCGCCTCGTCATTCTGGCCACCACGCCGATGCTCGACGCCGCCCAACGCACCTGCCTGCAGGAACGCGTGGCCACCGACGGTCGCCATGTGCTGGCCCTCGGCTACACCGGCTGGAGCGACGGCAATCACCTCGACCCGCAACTCGCCACGGCACTCACCGGCGTCACCACGCGATCCCACCACCCCACGGAAGCCTGTCAGACCTGGACCTTCGCCGAACTCAACCCGTCGAAAACGCTCCCCGCCTCCCTGGCGCTCCCGGCGTTTGAGCCGGCGCCCGCAGACGAAGTGATCGCGCGTTGGCCCGACGGCACCGCCGCCGCCGTCCGTCACCCGGCCGACTCTCCCGCCGCCGCCACCTGGTGGGTTTCCGCGCTGCCGCCGACCGACCCCGAACTCGTCCGCGCCATCGCCGTGACCGCCGGTTGCCATACCTACAACGACGTCGCGGAAACCACGCTCGTCGGCGATGGTCTCATCGTGGTGCACACCATCGACGGCGGCCCGCGTCGCTTGCAGTGGCCGGGCGGTCCCGCCATTCAAACGGAGCTGGCGCCGCGCAGCACCACGGTCTTTTGCGGCCCCACCGGTGGCCGCCTGCTCGGCTAAACGCCCCCCCTTTTTGATGTCCTACCAACGCTGCTACTCCACGCTCGGCAATCCCGCCGCCACCTTATCCGAGGCCCTCGCGGTCGCCTCCAACTTCGACCTCGATGCGGTCGAACTGCGCACTCTGGAGGGACGCCTCGATCTGCCCGCTTTGTTCACGGCCAGGTTTGGCAGCCCCGCCGCGCTCGCGGATCAACTCGGCGATCAGCGCCTCCGTATTCGTTCCCTGGATACCTCCCTCCGGTTGCTCACCAACACCGCCGCCGATCGTGCCGAGTTCCTTGAGTTTCTGCCCTGGGCCGAGGCCCTCGGCGTTCGCTGGCTGCGCCTCTTTGATGGCGGCGAGAACCTCGCAGCGGACCTGCCCGGCGCGCTCGACACCTTCCATTGGTGGCACGAACAAAAGCAACGCCACGACTGGCAGGCCGACATCATGATCGAAACCCACGATGCCTTGCTCTCGTCCGACGCCATTCTGGCTCTGGCGGGTGCGTGCCCTGGCATCGGCATCCTCTGGGACAGCCATCACACTTGGAAAAAAGGCGGCGAATCTCCTGTCACGACCTGGCAGAAGATCCGCGACCACGTGGTGCACATTCACGTGAAGGAAAGCATCAGTCAGCCCTCCGCCAAACACCCCTTTTCCTACGTGCTCCCCGGCCAGGGCGAGTTCCCCATGGCCGAGCTGCAGCCGCTGCTGGCCGCGGAATTCGCCGGCGCGGTGAGCCTGGAATGGGAACGCCATTGGCACCCGGAGCTCGCGCCCTTGGAGGCCGCCCTGCAATCGGCGCAGGAACTCAAGTGGTGGTAGGCGTCGTCGTCGCCTGATCCGCCATCCACTGCTTCGGCGCCACCCCATGGCGACCGCGAAACAAGCGGTAGAAATGGGACAGGTCTTCGAAGCCGGACGAAAATGCCGCGCCGGTCACGCTGTAGCGGCCACTGCGCAGCAACCGTTCGGCATGGGCCAGGCGCAATGCATTGAGGTATTCGACGAAGGACTTCCCGGTCTGTTCGCGAAACCGCAGCGTGAACTGACGCCGGGACAGACCCACCTGGTGCGCCGCCAGATCGATCGACCACGGCCGGTAAAACGTCGTCTCCAAATCCTCGAGCAGGTGGGTGACCCGCTCCGCCGTCGAGTCTTCCACCGCGCGCAATTGGTAACGGTCGGCCCCGAGCAACACCTGCAGCGCGAGCATTCGCGCCGCCACACCGTGGCCGCGCCGCTGTTCGGTCTGCTCCAGGATCCCCTGCCGCCAGCAGCCCACCACGGGCCCCGCCTGCACCGGCCGCAAGCGCATCGAACTGCCTTGAGACCGCCGGAGCCGATTCCACATCTCGCGTAGATCCGCATCCGTATCCACAAACTCCTTACCGAAGCCCAACAGCAGCAGCACCGATAACTCCACATCGGTGAGACGATGGCGTTGCCCGGCCGGCACGATCAGCAGCGTGCCCGCTCCCGCCTCCAAAACCGGCCCTTCCTCGGCCGCCCCCAACTGCAACGCGACCCGCCCTCGCTGCACATACAACACCTTGTGAAAGGGGTCCGTGCGCTCGCTCATGCGAAAGTCTCCGGCATGCACACTCTCCGCAAACACCACCCCGTCGGCGGGCACAGTGAAGTGGAGCGGGGCAGACGTCGGCATGGGGCCACCGAAACCCCGATCGCCCGATATGCCAAACAATATTCCCGCCACGCCAATCTCGCCTCCAGAGACCTGTGCTACACTGCGCCTCCCCCGTTACCCTCACCCAATCAGCCAATGGCCCAAACCCTTCGCTCCCCCCTCACTCGCGCCCAAATCGAAAAGGTTCTGCGCTGCGACCCCACCGCCAACGTCGTCCCCTTCCTGCCGGCCATCTACGAACACAAGGCCGCCTTCATCGGCTCCACCCCCTCGGCCATCGCCCGTGACGCCAACCTGCTGACGCGCGCCCTCATCGCCGAGTATGAAAACGTCGAGCCCGATGCCCTCGCCGTCGGCGTCGATGTCTACAATCTCGAAGCCGAAGCCTGCGGCTGCAAAGTCACCTTCTACGAGGGCGACGACACCTCCATCCCCGGCATCAGCCCGGGCGATCACGTCATCCCCGCCGGCACCGACCTGAGCTCGGCCAAAGTGCCCAATCCGCTCACCGACGGTCGCATGCCGATCAACCTCCAGGCCGTGCGCAACGTGCGCCGCGCCCTCGGCGACGACATCTGGTTGCGCGGTGCCATCTCCGGCCCCTTCTCGCTCGCCATCTCCTTGGTCGGCGCCGAGACGCTCTTCTTCGCCTGCGTTGATGAACCCGAATGGGTGCACGAGGTGCTCGCTTACTCCGGTCGCATCATCAAGGCCTTCGCCAAAGGTTACATCGATGCCGGCGCCGAGCTGATCATCTTCGACTCGCAAGCCTCCCCCGAGCTGCTCTCGCCGGCCATGTATGAGGAGTTTGTCCTGCCGGTGACCACCGACTTCGCCAGCTGGGCCACCAGCCAAGGTGTGACCGACGTGCCCTTGGTCATCGGCGGCAACACCACCCGCATCGCTGAGCACCTGGTCGAGACCGGCTGCAACAACTTGCTCTGCGACTTCACCGGCGACTTCGAGGAATGGTCCGACCTTTGCCAGCAATACGATCGCGCAATGCGCCGCAACATCTCGCCGCACCTGCTGCAAAAGGGCTCGCCCGACGACATCTACGCCGCCGCCCAGGCCGAGATGGCAAAGGGCGCGGGCATCCCCGGTTTCATCCTCGGCACCGCGGTCATTCCCTTCGGCACGCCGACCGCCAACATCCTCGCGGTCAAACAAGCCATCGTGGACGCCGCGAGCTCCTGACCCGTTCGCCCTTCCTCCCTCCCGGCCATGTCTGATTCGGTGGAACTCCGACTCGACCCTGCAGCGCGCGGCGGCACGATCCCGCCCGAGCTCTACGGACACTTTGCCGAACACATCGGCCGCGGGATCTACGAGGGGCTGTGGGTCGGACCGGAATCGTCCATCCCCAATACCCGGGGATTACGCAACGACGTGCTCGAGGCGTTGCGGCAGCTCGACATTCCGGTTCTCCGCTGGCCCGGCGGCTGTTTCGCCGATGCGTATCACTGGCGTGACGGCATCGGTCCCCGCGACCAACGCCCGCGCCGTCGCGATCCGATCTGGGGCAACGTCATCGAGACCAACGCCTTTGGCACCCATGAATTCATGGACCTGGTCGAGCTGCTCGGCTGCAAAGCCTACGTCGCCGCCAATCTCGGCAGCGGCACCGTGCAGGAGATGTCCGACTGGGTGGAGTATCTGACCGGCTCCGCCGACAGCACCCTCGTGCGCGAACGCCGCGCTAACGGCCGCGAACAACCTTGGCACATCGACTACCTGGGCGTCGGCAACGAGAACTGGGTCTGCGGCGGCAACATGCGGCCGGAGTATTACGCCGATGAGTTTCGCCGCTACAATTGCTTCGTCCGTCCGCCTTACCTCAAGCCGGCCATCCATCGCATCGCCTGCGGCCCCAACGAGGCGGACTACCGCTGGACAGAGGTGCTCATGGAACGCGCTGGCACCGCCATGGACGGGCTTTCCCTCCACGCCTATTCGCTGCCCACCGGTGACTGGAAACGCAAAGGTCCCGCCACCGGTTTCGACGAAAACCAATGGTTCTCCACCTTGCGCGCCGCCGTGCGGATGGACGAGCTCATCACCCGCCACAGCGCCATCATGGACCGCACCGATCCGGACCGCCGGGTGAACCTCGTGGTCGACGAATGGGGCGCCTGGTATGACACCGAGCCCGGCACCAATCCGCGTTTTCTTTATCAACAGAACACGCTGCGCGATGCTCTCGTCGCCGCGGTCACCCTGCACATTTTCCACCAGCACGCCGACCGCGTGCGCATGGCCAACCTCGCCCAGACGATCAACGTCCTGCAGTCGCTCATCCTCACCGATGGTCCGCGCATGCTGCGCACGCCGACCTACCACGTGTTTGAGCTCTTCAAATGCCATCAGGGCGCCGAACGCCTCTACGTCCAGCTCAGCGCCGCGCCGACTTACACCTACGGGGCGGACACTCTGCCCGCCCTCAGCGTCGCCGCGACCCGCGCCCCAGACGGCACCGTCAACCTCACACTCGCCAACCTCGATCCCCACCGCGATCACCCGCTCTCCCTCCGTGTTCCCTCCAACGTGGCCGCCGCCGATTGGCGCGTGCTCACGGCCGCCGCGATGGACGCGCACAACACGTTCGACGAACCCGATCGCCTCGTTCCCGCCCACCTGCCTGCACCTGCGCAGGAAGCCGACGTCCTTCAGCTCAACCTGCCCGCCAAATCCGTCGCGCGATTGAGCCTCTCCCCCGTTTCATGACCTTTGACGAAGATTCTCCCTTCCTCGCCCTGCGTCGCACCTGGCAACCCGTTGCCCTCGCGACCGATCTAGCGCCCGGCCAAGTCATCGGCCGCACGCTCCTGGAGCAGGATCTGGTGCTCGCCCGTTTTGAGGACGGTCGCCTGCTCGCCGCCGATACCGCCTGCCCGCACAAGGGCGCCCGCCTCGCCAACGGTGCCATCGTCGAGGGCGAGTTGATGTGTCCCTACCATGGCTGGCGTTTCGACTCCGCCGGCGCGTGCCAGAGCATCCCGTCGCTCGTGGAGCCCAATCCGCAAAAATGCGCGCTCTCCCACCTGAAAGCCTACGGCGCGCAGGAGCGCTACGGCATGATCTGGGTGAAACTCGATCCGACTGGCGACCACGAGTTGCCCGACGTGCCGGAGTTTGAAGACGCCCGCTGGGCCTATCGACTCGGTCCGCCCATGCGCTTCGAGGCCGGCTTCCGGCGCGAGATCGAAAACTACCTCGACATGACCCACTTCGCGTTCGCGCACGGTGAGACTCTCGGCAAATGCGCCGACCCGCGCATCCCCGACATGAAGATCACCGTGCATGAGGACGGCTTCCAAATGGACGCGCCCTTCCCCGCGCTCGAAACCTCGCACGAACAACCCGGCAAACTGCAGAGCGCCCACCACCGCCGCCAGCGTTGCCACCTGCCCAACTTCACCACCATCCGCCAGACCTTCACCGACGGCGACGAGCGTGTGCTCGTGCACATCCCGTCGCCGGTGACCCGCGATTCCTGCGACGTCTTCTGGTCCCTCGCCATCTCGCCCGGCTTCGATGGTCCCCCGCCGAAGAGCCAGATCGATTTCGCCATCCGCGTCCTCGATGAGGACCGCATCATGTGCGAATCGCAGATCCCGTCCGAGGTGCCGATCAATCCCGGCCGCGGCGGCTGGGGCGTGCTGGTCACGCCCGGCGACACCCTCGCCAACCAATTCCAGAAATCCTTCCGCCAGTGGCTGCAACGCGAGCTCAGCGCCGCCGAGACCACCACGACGTCCTCCGCCACTTAATCGTTCTCATTCCATGACGTTCCCCACCCACATCACCTACCCGGACCCCGCCGACAAAACCGAGATTCAAGCCGCTTCGCTGCTGGCCCGTCTCGGCAAAGCACAACTCCAACCGTCCGCGCAAAGCACCGACACCACCGGCACCTTCAAAGTCGCCCTCGCCGCCCGCAATTGGGTCGAAGTCCCCGACGCCGCCGCCCACGCCGGCTGGATTTGGCTCCGCCTCACCGCCGATGGCTCGGGTGAGCTCATCGCCTCCCAAGGCTCCTACCTCTTCACCGGCGTGCACCTGCTCGAGCAGGGACTCGGTCCCGATCAAAGCGGCAAACTCGCCGACGGTCTGCTCCTGCCTGCCACCTTCGACATCCATCGGCCGCTCCACGACGCGTGTCTCACGCAATACTGGCGCTCCGCCCGCGGTTTCGACGACGAAGCTTACGTTCGCGCGCTCGCCGAAGCCGGCTTCACCCACTGTGAGGTCAACGCCCTGCAGGCCCATTTCCCGTATGAGGAGTCCATCCAGGCCGAGTTCTACCCGCAGTTCTACAACTACTGCGCCGGCTTCAATCACTTCATCGACACCGAACTCACCCGCGGTCTCTGGCCCGCCCACTACCTGGAGGCCAACCTCAACCGCCTCAAGCACATCGCCGCCCTCGCCAAACGCTACGGCCTCAAGCCCGGCGTGCTCATGTTCGAACCGCGCAGCCTCCCCGAAAAATTCTTCACCAAATACCCGACCCTGCGCGGTGCCCGCATCGATCACCCCTTCCGCTCCCGCCTGCCCCGCTACTGCCTCGCCCAGGACCATCCCGTCACCAAGCGCCACTACGCCGAGTGTATGGAAAATCTCATGACAGAGGTGCCGGAACTCGACTACCTCTCTATCTGGTCCAACGACAGCGGCGCGGGCTTCGAACACACCGGCTCGCTCTACGTCGGCCGCAACGGCGGCCCCTACATGATCCGCGAATGGCGCGACCACGCCGCCATCGCCGAGGTCGCCGGCAAGAGCGTGGTCGACTACATGGCCAACCTCCAGCAGGCCGCCGCCAAGACCAACCCGGACTTCAAGGTCTCGCTCCGCCTCGAACCCTTCAAGGGCGAGCACGAACACATCGTCAACGGCCTCGGTGGCAACCTCACCTGGGAAGGACCGTCCATGCTCGTGAAAGGTTACGAGCTGCCGTATCCACATCCCAAATACCCGGAAAACTTCGGCGTCGCCGGCACCATTTTCCATTCCTGGATGGACGAGACCGAGGCCCCCGCACTGGCCAAATCCAAGGCCGCCGGCACCAACCCGATCCTCAGTTACGCCGCCACCGGCCTCTATAACCACGAGCCCCTCATCGGCCTGCCCTTCCCGCGCATGCTGCACGCCAAACTCAAGGCGCTCGCCGATACCGGCGTCGACCGGGCCAGCTGCATGGGCGGCCTCGCCCACAACTCCGCCACGCCCTACTGGCCACATCCGACCGTCATCCGTGCCGCCCAGTTCACGCCCGATCGCCCGGTGGACGAGGTGCTGCGCGAATACGCCACGTCGCTCGTCGGCGCCGAGCACGCCGCCGAGTTGGACCAGGCCTGGCAGGACATTGAAGAGGCCCTCGTCTGGCAGCCGCTCGTCGGTCTCTACTGCGCCTTCGGCTTCTGCTGGCAGCGCACCTGGGACCGCCCCTTCGTGCCCGACATCGAGGCCGTGCCCGCCGAGGACCGTCGCTACTACGAGAAACACGGGTGCTTCCAACACAACAACCCAAGCATCAACGACCTTGGCCGCGATGTGCTCTTCGACCTCATCACCCGTGAACAGGGTCAGAAAATGAGCTCCGACATGGACACCGCGCTACTCCCGCGCCTGCGCAAAACCATCGCCACGCTCGATGCCAAACTCGAGTCCCTGCACGCCGCCGGCCAATCCGACTGCAACGGCGCCTGCAAAGTTTTCCGCGACCTGCGCGACCGTGCCCGCGGTTACCTGCACTGGGTGATCGCCCTGCGCAACGTCTGCTCCTGGTGCGCCGAAGTTTACGGCTACCTCGAGTCCGACGACGACGCCGAGCGCAACGCCTGCGTGCAGCGCCTGCAGCAGTCCATTGACCTCGATCTTGAGAACACCGAGGGCCTGCTCGACCTGATCGAAAACTCCTCGACCGAGATCATGGTGGTATCGGCCGTCGGCAACCACACCTACCTCTACGGTGAGGATCTGCCC
This portion of the Actomonas aquatica genome encodes:
- the nadD gene encoding nicotinate-nucleotide adenylyltransferase; this translates as MKIGLMGGSFDPVHFGHLVAAQDAMEQHGLDHVVLLPAAQAPLKDYDVSASGEDRVAMVKAAIDWDHRFEVSDFEVKRGGVSYTIDTVRHFRAKYPDAQLFWIIGGDQVPKLGQWRDITELAQLIEFIFLERPGHPAKQPPEVEGLRLHRCDGHLIEISSTELRERMCRGLSLDYFMPHKTIEFICENGLYR
- a CDS encoding uroporphyrinogen decarboxylase family protein, whose amino-acid sequence is MAQTLRSPLTRAQIEKVLRCDPTANVVPFLPAIYEHKAAFIGSTPSAIARDANLLTRALIAEYENVEPDALAVGVDVYNLEAEACGCKVTFYEGDDTSIPGISPGDHVIPAGTDLSSAKVPNPLTDGRMPINLQAVRNVRRALGDDIWLRGAISGPFSLAISLVGAETLFFACVDEPEWVHEVLAYSGRIIKAFAKGYIDAGAELIIFDSQASPELLSPAMYEEFVLPVTTDFASWATSQGVTDVPLVIGGNTTRIAEHLVETGCNNLLCDFTGDFEEWSDLCQQYDRAMRRNISPHLLQKGSPDDIYAAAQAEMAKGAGIPGFILGTAVIPFGTPTANILAVKQAIVDAASS
- a CDS encoding aromatic ring-hydroxylating oxygenase subunit alpha, with the protein product MTFDEDSPFLALRRTWQPVALATDLAPGQVIGRTLLEQDLVLARFEDGRLLAADTACPHKGARLANGAIVEGELMCPYHGWRFDSAGACQSIPSLVEPNPQKCALSHLKAYGAQERYGMIWVKLDPTGDHELPDVPEFEDARWAYRLGPPMRFEAGFRREIENYLDMTHFAFAHGETLGKCADPRIPDMKITVHEDGFQMDAPFPALETSHEQPGKLQSAHHRRQRCHLPNFTTIRQTFTDGDERVLVHIPSPVTRDSCDVFWSLAISPGFDGPPPKSQIDFAIRVLDEDRIMCESQIPSEVPINPGRGGWGVLVTPGDTLANQFQKSFRQWLQRELSAAETTTTSSAT
- a CDS encoding alpha-N-arabinofuranosidase, with the protein product MSDSVELRLDPAARGGTIPPELYGHFAEHIGRGIYEGLWVGPESSIPNTRGLRNDVLEALRQLDIPVLRWPGGCFADAYHWRDGIGPRDQRPRRRDPIWGNVIETNAFGTHEFMDLVELLGCKAYVAANLGSGTVQEMSDWVEYLTGSADSTLVRERRANGREQPWHIDYLGVGNENWVCGGNMRPEYYADEFRRYNCFVRPPYLKPAIHRIACGPNEADYRWTEVLMERAGTAMDGLSLHAYSLPTGDWKRKGPATGFDENQWFSTLRAAVRMDELITRHSAIMDRTDPDRRVNLVVDEWGAWYDTEPGTNPRFLYQQNTLRDALVAAVTLHIFHQHADRVRMANLAQTINVLQSLILTDGPRMLRTPTYHVFELFKCHQGAERLYVQLSAAPTYTYGADTLPALSVAATRAPDGTVNLTLANLDPHRDHPLSLRVPSNVAAADWRVLTAAAMDAHNTFDEPDRLVPAHLPAPAQEADVLQLNLPAKSVARLSLSPVS
- the rsfS gene encoding ribosome silencing factor is translated as MKTAYTANHLSMSARSKTAATTAAKLPDPRILLADLVKALDAKKAEDLRVLAVGEHSSITDYLILASGQANPHLRALRIEAERVLDGAGAPIAGVESGDGSGWIVFDAYQIIIHLFMPEQRENYQLEQLWRDAEEISVEDLLNPPKPKPVKKAPTKKAATKKTAAPKKTPATKKAPAKKATVAKKTAAKKAAPARKRTK
- a CDS encoding sugar phosphate isomerase/epimerase family protein produces the protein MSYQRCYSTLGNPAATLSEALAVASNFDLDAVELRTLEGRLDLPALFTARFGSPAALADQLGDQRLRIRSLDTSLRLLTNTAADRAEFLEFLPWAEALGVRWLRLFDGGENLAADLPGALDTFHWWHEQKQRHDWQADIMIETHDALLSSDAILALAGACPGIGILWDSHHTWKKGGESPVTTWQKIRDHVVHIHVKESISQPSAKHPFSYVLPGQGEFPMAELQPLLAAEFAGAVSLEWERHWHPELAPLEAALQSAQELKWW
- a CDS encoding helix-turn-helix domain-containing protein, translated to MPTSAPLHFTVPADGVVFAESVHAGDFRMSERTDPFHKVLYVQRGRVALQLGAAEEGPVLEAGAGTLLIVPAGQRHRLTDVELSVLLLLGFGKEFVDTDADLREMWNRLRRSQGSSMRLRPVQAGPVVGCWRQGILEQTEQRRGHGVAARMLALQVLLGADRYQLRAVEDSTAERVTHLLEDLETTFYRPWSIDLAAHQVGLSRRQFTLRFREQTGKSFVEYLNALRLAHAERLLRSGRYSVTGAAFSSGFEDLSHFYRLFRGRHGVAPKQWMADQATTTPTTT